The Obesumbacterium proteus DNA window CCTGCAGCATCCTGTTAAAGGTGCTCATACGGGTTCTCGTGTGTTCATGCAGCCGGCTTCCGAAGGTACCGGTATTATTGCCGGTGGTGCAATGCGCGCCGTCCTGGAAGTCGCTGGGGTGCACAACGTTCTAGCTAAGGCCTATGGTTCCACCAACCCAATTAATGTGGTTCGTGCAACTATCGATGGTCTGGCTAGCATGAAGTCCCCAGAAATGGTCGCTGCCAAGCGTGGTAAATCCGTTGAAGAAATTCTGGGGTAATTGACCATGGCAAAGACTATTAAAATAACTCAAACCCGCAGTGCAATCGGTCGTCTGCCGAAACACAAGGCAACGCTGCTTGGCCTGGGTCTGCGTCGTATTGGCCACACCGTAGAGCGCGAGGATACTCCTGCTGTACGTGGTATGGTCAACGCGGTTTCCTACATGGTTAAAGTTGAGGAGTAAGAGATGCGTTTAAATACTCTGTCTCCGGCCGAAGGGTCCAAGCACGCTTCCAAGCGTCTGGGTCGTGGTATCGGTTCTGGCCTGGGTAAAACCGGCGGTCGTGGTCACAAAGGTCAGAAGTCTCGTTCTGGCGGTGGCGTACGTCGTGGTTTCGAAGGTGGTCAGATGCCTCTGTACCGTCGTCTGCCGAAATTCGGCTTTACTTCTCGTAAAGCAATGATCACT harbors:
- the rpsE gene encoding 30S ribosomal protein S5 gives rise to the protein MAHIEKQAGELQEKLIAVNRVSKTVKGGRIFSFTALTVVGDGNGRVGFGYGKAREVPAAIQKAMEKARRNMMNVALNSGTLQHPVKGAHTGSRVFMQPASEGTGIIAGGAMRAVLEVAGVHNVLAKAYGSTNPINVVRATIDGLASMKSPEMVAAKRGKSVEEILG
- the rpmD gene encoding 50S ribosomal protein L30; the protein is MAKTIKITQTRSAIGRLPKHKATLLGLGLRRIGHTVEREDTPAVRGMVNAVSYMVKVEE
- the rplO gene encoding 50S ribosomal protein L15; amino-acid sequence: MRLNTLSPAEGSKHASKRLGRGIGSGLGKTGGRGHKGQKSRSGGGVRRGFEGGQMPLYRRLPKFGFTSRKAMITAEVRLSEIALVEGDVIDLNTLKAANVVGPQIEFAKVMLSGEINRAVTLRGLRVTKGARAAIEAAGGKIEE